From one Sylvia atricapilla isolate bSylAtr1 chromosome 17, bSylAtr1.pri, whole genome shotgun sequence genomic stretch:
- the LOC136369132 gene encoding LOW QUALITY PROTEIN: rasGAP-activating-like protein 1 (The sequence of the model RefSeq protein was modified relative to this genomic sequence to represent the inferred CDS: inserted 1 base in 1 codon; deleted 1 base in 1 codon), producing MAKTTSLRCRVLEGKDLPAKDVSGSSDPYCVVKVDNEVVARTATVWKSLNPFWGEEITLLLPRGFHSLTIYVLDEDTIGQDDVIGKVSLSHQQISAEPRGVDRWLSLAPVNPDQEVQGEIHLELGVLEQGHPRVLRCHLIEARVTWPPGPLGSSDPFGRVVCCGQTLDTAVSDKKTRFPHWDEGLEFELPEGETGEAVLSVEVWXWDIVGKNDFLGRVEFFLDTLCPGPTRGWFQLLPFSSTTEDHRGQLGALRLAVRLLEDTVLPQHHYQPLVQLLTEPILCPAQSPEGTALAVLEEVTSGESRQDVATQLVKIFSEQGLAVPLLDYLTTRELARTTDPNTLFRSNSLASKSMEQFMKVVGLPYLHEVLKPVVNRIFEEKKYVELDPSKMELSRGRRISFKGSLLEAQVQESSLELLKGYLGDIIDAIVGSVDKCPLPMRVAFKQLRRRVEERFPLARHEEVRYFSISGFLFLRFFAPAVLTPKLFRLREQHAEPCTGRTLLLLAKALQTIGNLGLQLGHGKEPWMAPLNAVLPPSVTRVRAFLDALVTVESPEVGEAPVPQGHSQPSATIKEGPLHTCLDGGVALLPRFAFKKRHFRLSTQALACAKTPGGQVLSSIPVEQIQAVEQVDKGTFQHPHVLQVVAQDDTGQLHTTYLQCKHFSCKSIQEFAGD from the exons GGCCACGGTGTGGAAGAGCCTGAACCCTTTTTGGGGTGAGGAAATCACGCTGCTTCTGCCCCGTGGGTTCCACAGCCTCACCATCTACGTGCTGGATGAAGACACCATTGG GCAGGACGATGTCATTGGCAAGGTCTCGCTCAGCCACCAGCAGATCTCAGCCGAGCCGCGGG GCGTTGACCGCTGGCTCAGCCTGGCACCTGTGAACCCCGACCAGGAGGTTCAGGGCGAGAtccacctggagctgggagtCCTCGAGCAGGGCCACCCGCGGGTGCTGCGCTGCCACCTCATAGAGGCCAG GGTGACCTGGCCCCCGGGACCCCTCGGCTCCTCGGACCCCTTTGGGCGGGTGGTC TGCTGCGGGCAAACGTTGGACACAGCGGTGA gtgATAAAAAAACCCGCTTCCCGCACTGGGATGAAGGGCTGGAGTTCGAGCTGCCAGAAGGGGAGACgggagaggctgtgctgagcGTGGAGGTTT GATGGGACATCGTGGGCAAGAACGACTTCCTGGGGCGG GTCGAGTTCTTCTTGGACACCCTCTGCCCGGGCCCCACCAGGGGCTggttccagctcctgcccttctccagcaCCACCGAGGACCACAG GGGACAGCTGGGTGCCCTGAGGCTGGCAGTGAGGCTGCTGGAGGACACggtcctgccccagcaccatTACCAGCCCCTCGTCCAGCTCCTCACCGAGCCCATCCTCTGCCCGGCCCAG TCCCCTGAGGGCACAGCGCTGGCTGTCCTGGAGGAGGTGACCTCAGGGGAGAGCCGGCAGGACGTGGCCACCCAACTGGTGAAGATCTTctcagagcaggggctggctgtgcccctcCTGGACTACCTCACCACCCGCGAGCTGGCCAGGACCA CTGATCCCAACACCCTCTTCCGCTCCAACTCGCTGGCCTCCAAATCCATGGAGCAGTTCATGAAG GTGGTGGGGCTGCCCTACCTGCATGAGGTCCTGAAGCCAGTGGTGAACCGCATCTTTGAGGAGAAGAAATATGTGGAGCTGGACCCCAGTAAGATGGAGCTGAGCCGGGGCAG GAGGATCTCCTTCAAGGGGTCCCTGTTGGAGGCACAGgtgcaggagagcagcctggagctgctgaagggctACCTGGGGGACATCATCGATGCCATTGTGGGCTCGGTAGACAAGTGTCCCCTCCCCATGAGAGTGGCCTTCAAGCAGCTCCGCAGGCGGGTGGAGGAGCGATTCCCCTTGGCACGGCACGAG GAGGTCCGGTACTTCTCCATCAGTGGGTTTCTGTTCCTTCGCTTCTTCGCTCCCGCTGTGCTCACCCCGAAGCTGTTCAGGCTCCGGGAGCAGCACGCGGAGCCCTGCACCGGCCGCACGCTCCTGCTGCTCGCCAAG GCACTGCAGACCATCGGGaacctggggctgcagctggggcacgGCAAGGAGCCATGGATGGCCCCGCTGAACGCTGTCCTCCCGCCCAGTGTCACCCGTGTCCGGGCCTTCCTGGATGCCCTGGTCACCGTGGAGAGCCCCGAGG tggGTGAGGCGCCAGTGCCACAGGGACATTCCCAGCCCTCGGCCACCATCAAGGAGGGTCCCCTGCACACCTGCCTGGACGGGGGGGTGGCACTGCTGCCCCGCTTCGCCTTCAAGAAGAGGCACTTCAGGCTCAGCACCCAGGCCCTGGCCTGTGCCAAGACCCCCGGGGGGCAG GTGCTCAGCTCCATCCCAGTGGAGCAGATCCAGGCAGTGGAGCAGGTGGACAAGGGCACCTTCCAGCACCCCCACGTCCTGCAGGTTGTGGCACAGGATGACACCGGGCAGCTCCACACCACCTACCTCCAGTGCAAG cacttcagctgcAAGTCAATTCAGGAATTTGCTGGAGATTAG